One Pelobates fuscus isolate aPelFus1 chromosome 8, aPelFus1.pri, whole genome shotgun sequence genomic window carries:
- the LOC134570776 gene encoding putative methyltransferase DDB_G0268948, with amino-acid sequence MLLAATYKAADLLCGNYSSTKITQMTDHLFKSKAFSSVYQQYMVPVSSDVMNLIFSYLKEKKSKPYDTAVDVGCGTGRYTMPLAKRFKKVIGVDISESQLEEAKQFCSLENVTFQVAAAENLPLEDASVDLVNAGLAAHWFNVEKFVHEAVRVLKSNGCLAVHAFVPFFQLQDGNNDAALNVVMKQCLDKMSEFKYENNNIMHHQYEEVFNAIPLKDKKWVTDIPVVFEMSVEEIIGFFQSIYMYQEFLKHDKNEAIRFLMHLEQRFRDILGDGYESALIKVHIKHYCVLACKSS; translated from the exons ATGACTGATCATTTATTTAAAAGCAAGGCCTTCTCATCCGTGTACCAGCAGTATATGGTTCCTGTGTCCAGTGACGTCATGAATCTGATTTTCTCATATTTGAAGGAGAAG AAAAGTAAACCGTATGATACAGCAGTCGATGTTGGCTGCGGTACTGGGAGATATACAATGCCTCTAGCAAAAAGGTTCAAAAAGGTTATCGGTGTAGACATCAGTGAATCTCAGCTTGAGGAAGCCAAACAATTCTGTTCCTTGGAAAATGTAACTTTCCA GGTGGCTGCTGCTGAGAACTTACCCCTAGAAGATGCATCTGTGGACCTTGTAAATGCAGGACTTGCTGCTCATTGGTTCAACGTGGAAAAATTTGTGCATGAAGCAGTTCGAGTTTTAAAGTCCAACGGCTGTCTGGCAGTTCATGCTTTTGTTCCATTTTTTCAATTACAAGATGGCAATAATGATGCAGCGCTAAATGTTGTTATGAAGCag TGTTTAGACAAAATGTCAGAATTCAAGTACGAAAACAACAATATTATGCATCACCAGTATGAAGAGGTGTTCAATGCTATACCATTAAAAGACAAGAAGTG GGTTACGGACATCCCCGTTGTATTTGAAATGTCTGTTGAAGAAATAATAGGATTTTTTCAGTCTATATACATGTATCAAGAATTCCTGAAACATGATAAAAATGAAGCCATCAGATTCCTGATGCATCTTGAACAGAG GTTTCGTGACATTCTAGGAGATGGATATGAGTCAGCCCTCATTAAGGTCCATATCAAACACTATTGTGTCCTAGCCTGCAAATCATCATGA